From Microthrixaceae bacterium, one genomic window encodes:
- a CDS encoding ABC transporter substrate-binding protein — translation MNQEPAITERSAGTGLTNSSLGRRRFIQGITATGVAVAAGGLASGCGSLDDSNSSSGSTGTAAGGSASGGNTAKVTLGFIPLTDCAPLVIAKEKGIFADHGVDVTLENGKSWPGVRDKLLNGEFAAAHCLFTMPLSVATGVSKIEGSSDKPRSLRVAMMLNQNGQAITLASDLADAGYDDLDAAKAVLKERKPKSLAMTFPGGTHDLWLRYWLKAMGIDPAEAGIEIKPVPPPDMFNNLNQENVRGYCVGEPWNARAVLKGKGFTAITSQDIWANHPEKALVTSAGFAEENPETLEKLMLAVFEAQKWLDDPANVAETAQIIGVPKYVNATPEEIKGRLAGTYDLGGGHGDKEFGDLRMRFFRDGEVSFPAPGYLVWAMAQYVRFGYLPELPDTALADELILTDLYASVAATAGVTVPDTAMAPIEVALDGVTFDPTKPELEATRS, via the coding sequence ATGAACCAAGAACCAGCCATCACTGAACGTTCGGCCGGGACCGGTCTCACCAACTCGTCTCTCGGCCGCCGTCGATTCATTCAGGGCATCACCGCTACAGGCGTCGCCGTGGCCGCTGGCGGGTTGGCGTCCGGGTGCGGTTCGTTGGACGACTCGAACAGCTCGAGCGGATCGACGGGAACCGCGGCGGGTGGGTCGGCATCGGGCGGCAACACCGCCAAGGTCACGCTCGGATTCATCCCGCTCACCGACTGCGCTCCGTTGGTGATCGCCAAGGAGAAGGGGATCTTCGCCGACCACGGAGTGGACGTGACGCTGGAGAACGGCAAGTCGTGGCCGGGAGTGCGAGACAAGCTGCTCAACGGTGAGTTCGCGGCGGCACACTGCCTGTTCACCATGCCGCTGTCAGTGGCCACCGGCGTCAGCAAGATCGAGGGTTCCAGTGACAAACCTCGAAGCCTGCGGGTGGCGATGATGCTGAACCAGAACGGGCAGGCCATCACCCTGGCCTCGGATCTGGCCGATGCCGGCTACGACGACCTCGACGCGGCCAAGGCGGTGCTGAAGGAACGCAAGCCCAAGAGCCTGGCCATGACTTTCCCCGGCGGGACCCATGACCTCTGGCTTCGCTACTGGTTGAAGGCGATGGGCATCGACCCGGCCGAGGCGGGAATCGAGATCAAGCCGGTGCCGCCGCCAGACATGTTCAACAACCTCAACCAGGAGAACGTTCGGGGCTACTGCGTGGGAGAACCATGGAACGCCCGGGCCGTACTCAAGGGCAAGGGTTTCACGGCCATCACCTCGCAGGACATCTGGGCCAACCACCCCGAGAAGGCGCTGGTGACCAGCGCCGGGTTCGCAGAAGAGAACCCCGAGACCCTCGAGAAGCTGATGCTGGCCGTCTTCGAAGCTCAGAAGTGGCTGGATGACCCGGCCAACGTGGCCGAGACGGCTCAGATAATCGGCGTCCCCAAATACGTGAATGCCACTCCTGAGGAGATCAAGGGTCGCCTGGCCGGCACCTACGACCTGGGCGGCGGTCACGGCGACAAGGAGTTCGGTGACCTGCGCATGAGGTTCTTCCGTGACGGGGAGGTCAGCTTCCCGGCCCCGGGGTACCTGGTGTGGGCGATGGCCCAGTACGTGCGGTTCGGTTACCTGCCAGAACTGCCCGACACGGCGCTGGCCGATGAGCTGATCCTCACGGACCTCTACGCCTCGGTGGCGGCCACGGCCGGGGTGACGGTGCCGGACACCGCCATGGCCCCGATCGAGGTCGCACTCGACGGCGTCACGTTCGATCCCACCAAGCCTGAACTGGAGGCGACCCGATCATGA
- a CDS encoding ABC transporter permease, whose protein sequence is MTITSPDVPIAPIGVVDRPRSTVDAEAQPLIEPDVPALGKTRARFERIGCGLAGFVVLGLAWQFASTRAEGLPGPMPTFEVLHTLLADGLAPDGPAGKGIILQLGDSLARVVKGFAMAAVIGVPAGFALGTSRRLHQVFDPLVQLLKPISPLAWFPICLTILVKTEPAAIWVIFLAALWPVVINTAAGAGSVPTDQSDVARVFRFSPYTRIREIVVPHALPSIITGLRLSMGVAWMVIVAAEMLAASSGIGFYIWQSYNGQGLAYVLSAVILIGGTGVVLDLAFQALGRLVNHTEARS, encoded by the coding sequence ATGACCATCACCTCACCCGACGTCCCCATCGCTCCGATCGGTGTGGTGGACCGTCCTCGGTCCACGGTCGACGCCGAAGCCCAGCCACTCATCGAGCCTGACGTCCCAGCCCTCGGCAAGACCCGGGCCCGGTTCGAGCGCATCGGGTGCGGCCTGGCCGGCTTCGTCGTTCTGGGCCTGGCCTGGCAGTTCGCCTCGACCCGGGCCGAGGGCCTGCCAGGCCCGATGCCCACCTTCGAAGTGCTACATACCCTGCTGGCCGACGGACTCGCCCCCGACGGTCCGGCCGGCAAGGGGATCATCCTCCAGTTGGGCGACTCGTTGGCCAGAGTGGTCAAGGGCTTCGCCATGGCCGCGGTGATCGGTGTGCCGGCCGGGTTCGCCCTGGGAACCTCCAGGCGTCTTCACCAGGTGTTCGACCCGCTGGTGCAACTCCTCAAGCCGATATCACCGCTGGCGTGGTTCCCGATCTGCCTGACGATTCTGGTCAAGACCGAGCCCGCCGCCATCTGGGTGATCTTCCTCGCCGCCCTGTGGCCCGTCGTCATCAACACCGCAGCCGGGGCCGGGTCGGTGCCGACCGACCAGTCCGACGTGGCCCGGGTGTTCCGGTTCTCGCCCTACACCCGCATCCGCGAGATCGTCGTCCCGCACGCTCTGCCGTCGATCATCACCGGACTGCGACTGTCGATGGGGGTGGCTTGGATGGTCATCGTGGCCGCCGAGATGCTGGCGGCATCGAGCGGAATCGGCTTCTACATATGGCAGTCCTACAACGGCCAGGGTCTGGCCTACGTCCTGTCGGCTGTCATCCTCATCGGTGGCACCGGCGTCGTCCTCGACCTGGCCTTCCAGGCCCTCGGTCGTCTCGTCAACCACACGGAGGCACGGTCATGA